The Toxoplasma gondii ME49 unplaced genomic scaffold asmbl.41, whole genome shotgun sequence genome contains a region encoding:
- a CDS encoding hypothetical protein (encoded by transcript TGME49_322500), with translation MIMSLDAEWQHSLVSPEVPCGGVAHWIGDTRSTRNAGEESVVIADDLPQLDACGACVVLSPTTREGVCQMTEAKDAGRHQEASVVQAHVVAAVEGDLESVVVGADERFITMRDTGYSL, from the coding sequence ATGATAATGTCGCTGGATGCTGAATGGCAGCATTCCTTGGTTTCGCCCGAAGTGCCATGCGGTGGTGTGGCACATTGGATCGGAGACACGAGGTCGACACGAAATGCTGGGGAAGAAAGTGTTGTTATTGCGGATGACCTCCCGCAGCTGGACGCCTGTGGCGCATGTGTCGTTCTCTCACCTACCACCCGGGAAGGCGTGTGTCAAAtgacggaggcgaaggacgcTGGTCGCCACCAAGAAGCGTCTGTGGTGCAGGCCCACGTCGTAGCCGCTGTCGAAGGGGATCTGGAATCTGTTGTAGTTGGGGCCGACGAGCGCTTCATCACCATGAGGGATACGGGATACTCTCTTTAA